From the genome of Nicotiana tabacum cultivar K326 chromosome 17, ASM71507v2, whole genome shotgun sequence:
ttactcttcatgttccactcctcaaGAAAAGGCATCTTTTCGGTCGGAATCATGtctgaagtccttactcgaacgaacctgcccattcagcctcgatccttatccttgtctatactcgagaacaaagccttggtagctcgacattggagttttattaaccctcatCGAAAAAGGCGAGGACAGTATAATCGgacaagatgatcgagggtgaaaggcatcccctcgattttactcacaaaatatcggatcaaaataacgatcgccaaaaggaaggatgtatctggcctagggttattaggtatttacgacaaaaatctatgataacagggtcgaggggaactaacgtgaaagggtaagtttTCACACTTAAAACCCCTCTCACatgagtagtaatatcctcttTAGGATATGGCACTACTACTTCTTTGTTCTACCAGTTACAATCTTTTTTTATCCGCTTGATGTGCTCCCGGGTTATCGAACAAATATGTCTCTATACGGGCTCACATCGGCCAGGAACCGGCGAACCTTTATCGAGTTTGAAATCGTAGGTAAGAACGCACGCCGtcggaacgcactcctcaggacGTGGATCTACCGGTGTTTTGTCGGCGgcggattgggaagaagaagctttttctttttgggggacGGTTTTTGATGTCTTCACCATTTTGGATTTAGAGAAGGTGACAAAGATTTGGTGATTTAGAAGACGAATTTTACAAAGAGAAATCACATATTTGTGAATAAACTCAGAGAATACGAAAAAgaacttgggaaatttggaagatggaagatgtaaaagtggtaaatgataaaaGGAATGGCTATTTATAGGTTAAAGCAATGGtggttcagtatcagcggtggcgACTACcatctgacatgcattaaataccttgaaagactaaatcaaCGGGACAACTATCATGTGCGTCATGGTCGAGCCCAATGCAAACGTCAGCTTATACTTCGATCGAGCCattgaaaaatcatatcgtttctcaccacatccttcccgagaaacgaagggactatctgtatacggtcgaaatagatatcggccttcgtacgattgatcgaggtcgaaacataatggatcaaagtaagacttcgagatgggttccgaagatggtacaaatAAGCTTCGAGCCCGagggaccgatcaatgtcgagctcgatatcattatcaagttCGAATCCAAGTTGAACTACgatgcaaagtaaagttatcgagcttatgattcATAGACTGACCAAtattgaccccgaatcaattcaaGGATCCGAATCAGAATCGAGCTCAAGTCAAGATcaagagctcgagtcaagaccgaaactcgagtcaatatcgagctcatagacaagagtcgttgcaatcccactagagcaGAGAGTCCTGGCAAGAATTATGAAAaagttgatttatcatgggtctcccactatgtatttttaattatatctaaaataaGATCCCCCTTACTATAAAGAGGATGTTTATCATTTCTGTAAGGATCAAGtttttgcttacattgtaattcaagcaccatattctcctatagtgaagagttgttctttcaagcttcataaattgattcaacttgtttagtcctaaaaatcatcttctttacaaccttgtttactttgcattctttgcaatccatacttgatatttctatttatccttacgatttgtattaagctataccacatatccttagaactacgtacaaattcaactctatccgtttttcgggtaaacaattagATTCAAGGTGACCTACAACAATATAGTAATCGTGATTTCATAGtataaaaattaacaaaataacATACTATAATcaattaaaaatgcacaatatgtAAACATTATTTACACTGTCATTAGTTAAGTCCTTTATATATTTGACAATTAAGCCTTACTGTCGTTAGTCCTTTCACTCATAATAGCAGAGTCAGAATTTTTATTAAAGAGTATGAAAACTTTAAAAAGTATTACAAATTCATCAAGGGAATccaatatatagtatattatacataaaaaaaaattgatctATTTTAAACAGTATAATTTTATGACAAAGAGGAGTTAATTGGCACCCTTGGAGCTATGTGGCTCAGCCATAGTTCACACACATAATTACTTAACTGAAACATCACATCCACTCGGTGACAAAGCGGCACCTATGAAGGGTGGAGCTAGAATGTAGTTTATGGGTTCAAATCAAAGTTAGTTCGGTCGAATCTAATAATTTTGGTTTAAATCATATATTTGCTTAAGTAATTCAttgaataaatataaattattaatttaaaatttgatAACTTAAAGGACTAGAATTCCGAACCAATAAACTTCAAATCATGGATCCGACTCTGTCTATGAATTCCGTCAAGTccatttttcttttgctaagaAGGATAAAAGCCTGAATCCTAATCTCAATTATTTTCGAACTTATAATTCCACATGAAGTAATTTAGAATTAATATGAATTCCCTGTTAATCACTTAATCTTAGACTAGTAGATTGACACACTTATATAAGCTGGCAGCGGTGCAGTGTCGTTGTTCGTGGCATTAGCGTGCATGGTTTTTGGTActgaagaaagaaaaacaaacaatggatGCAGGCTAAGAAGTTCAATTCGTGCaattaattaaatactaaaataaACCATGTTAATGCACGCTCTATGTTTGTTAGAAAGGAATATTCGTAACGCGTTTGGGCAACTCTGAAAACCAATTTGTATTATtaggtgattctattgtttttgaagaaaattttaataaacaagtacatttgaatttgaattttcttttcaaaagcaAAATAATGAAAGCTACAAATGTAACTCTTTGCGTTGCATTTCTATCAATGGAGTCATGCAATAGTAATTCCACCATTCATTTTGTAAAAACTATAACAATATCCCTAGAATAAACATGCATTAATGATAACGCATACTAGTCGGATCCAAcatttaaagtttatgggtttCTACCGTCACCTCAAATTAAtatattttaacaattcaattatAGAACGAGTACCGACGATCAACATATATATTTAAAAGAGTAGCGAACCACTTAAATACGACATAAGTACCAATGTTTGGTTCTCTTTTTAGTTTGATTTAGTCATTCGTTACGTTTTGtttcttaaaaaaaaagaataaaagaaacagAAGAAAGTGTATATGCAGGGCCGAGATGTTTGTATGACTTTGTGAAAAAACggaaaaaacaaaggaaaaactgAAATGTCCCTAGAGAGATTGGAGCTCATCAGTCTGCAACAGGAGTGTTAATGAACAAGATTTCACGTAACAACAAATTGTCATGGGCCAATTTTCTCTTCGTCTCTATATCCTTCGGTCAAAATCAAACGCCCGATATTTCCTCATCACTCATCACTCATCAACGACTTCTTCTCCCCTCCTCATCATCCGAGAAATTAATACTATCTGATATTTGTATTGAATCAAATGAATTCTGATAAGAGTCattaatcaaaataaaatttGTATCGCTTAACCAGGTTAATtggtaaaaatttaaaaatattacttgCTATGTATACACCATTTTTTTATCCTAAAACTTTACGCCTTTAGGTGGGGCATTCGCCATTTTGTTCTCAAAGAAGTTATGCAATAATTGTATATATAATGATCATTTATGCGGGAAATAATATATGTAACTATTACTCTCTCCGTTTCggtttatgtgaacatattttatttttggtctgttccaaaaagaaagacttcttctAAATTTGGAACTAATTTAACTTGAACTTTCAATTCTAACACTAATGAcaagcttttataatcacacaaaaaTTCTGGTATATTTAccaccacaagtttcaaaataattatagccatacaaatattcttacttgtttaagactataaattctaaaagtattcatttttctcttaaacttcgtgcccaattAAATAGGTTTACATAAATTTGAACGGATGAATTATTACGTTAGAGATAGATTATTTTAAAGGTTTTATTTATTCTATTGGTTACACTTATCCATACATTGCTAAtacaattatttttattttatattttatgcCACATAAAATTATGATTAATTAACTTATGCGAATATTACTAATACAAAGTTTAATAAGGCCAAGCAAACATACTTTAAATTACGTGACGATTATTTTTTGTTatataacaaaatcaaatattgtaCATAATATTATGTTGGGATTATTTCTATTAATATgacaaaccaaacgaccctaaGTACAGGTAAGTTTGGTTCTTTTTTTCAGAATAATTGTCAAACACAGACCCTCATCCCAAACCCACCTGATTCTCCACTATTTACTCTAATAACTTCTTCCCCCCTTTATCTCTCActttctctttcattttcttcGGATCAAACCCTTTATAATATCACAGCCTAAGAACACTTCCATTAGTTCATGATCTGTTTTTCTCATAAGCAATGACAGCAACAGTTGCAGAAACCTTAAGCCCCATCTCAACTACAATCTGCAACCCAATTAAACCAACACGGGTTTGCTTTTCATACGCAGCTTACGCCAAAAATGTCGTACAACACCTCAAATCTTCCAATATAATCGTCGAAAAGGGACTTTCCGACGTAGAATTCTCCTCCATTGAATCCACTTTCAACTTCAGTTTCCCTCCTGATCTCCGTTCTATCCTTCAAGAAGGTCTCCCCACTAGCTCTGGATTTCCCAACTGGCGATCCTCGTCACAACAACAACTAGAAATCCTGAAAAATCTCCCGATCTTGAGTTTGTGTAAAGAAGTAAAGAAAAGGAACTTTTGGATTTATTCTTGGGGTGATAGGCCATTTGATAATGATCAAGCTGTGGATATAGCAAAGGAGTTCTTGAAAAACGCTGCCCCTGTTCTTGTTCCCATTTATCAGCATTTTTATATACCGTGTACGCCGTGTTTGGCTGGGAATCCTGTGTTTTACGTGCATGATGGGGAGGTTAAATTATGGAGTTTTGATATATCCGGGTTTTTTCAGCAAGTAGAGCTTCAGAGCAATGGGATGATTTTGAGGAgaccaagtttatttaatttgcTGAATGCGCCGGCATGGGCGGCGACGGAGGCGAGGAAGATTGAGTTCTGGACGGATATGACGGAGATGGCGGCGGCGCGTGGCGGTGGAATGCACCGGCGGTGGTGGAGTGAGGATCTTGAAGGGTATTTAGAGGATGTGTTTTTGAGGTTGACGGAAGCGGGGTGGAAAGAAAAGGATGTTAGAGAGATGATGATGGTGGACGGCTGTGGAtacggcggttccggtggccgGAGGAGACGCAGTGACGCCGGCGTATTTGTCGACAAGAAAGGGGTGGAATCGCACGTGAGGTTATTGTCAAAGAGGTTATTACGTGCGGGGTGGAGCACGGAAGATGTGGTGGACTCTCTAGGGTCTCCAGAGGAAATATGTCCAGAGGAGGATTCTTGCATTGATTTTTATCATAATTCAAGCTAAGGATTTTTGTCTAGAGTCTAGAGCTGTGTAAAGCATACAGTTTGATGAAAATATTGGTCTGAGAATAGCAGTATACTTCATTTTTGTTGGGTATAAATTAGTTGAAGTCATACACAGTGGATAGAAAGATTGTTCTTTTCTACCtccgtattttattttaatcGTTTGGTATTTAAAATTTACTGTTTACTAATCCAAATTGGCACGAAGGGATTCTATACATAATCCCATCTCACTCTGGTCaatttatttttttgcttttt
Proteins encoded in this window:
- the LOC107761547 gene encoding uncharacterized protein LOC107761547, producing the protein MTATVAETLSPISTTICNPIKPTRVCFSYAAYAKNVVQHLKSSNIIVEKGLSDVEFSSIESTFNFSFPPDLRSILQEGLPTSSGFPNWRSSSQQQLEILKNLPILSLCKEVKKRNFWIYSWGDRPFDNDQAVDIAKEFLKNAAPVLVPIYQHFYIPCTPCLAGNPVFYVHDGEVKLWSFDISGFFQQVELQSNGMILRRPSLFNLLNAPAWAATEARKIEFWTDMTEMAAARGGGMHRRWWSEDLEGYLEDVFLRLTEAGWKEKDVREMMMVDGCGYGGSGGRRRRSDAGVFVDKKGVESHVRLLSKRLLRAGWSTEDVVDSLGSPEEICPEEDSCIDFYHNSS